In Labilibaculum sp. DW002, one DNA window encodes the following:
- a CDS encoding transposase: MSIYKASSIESAEIALSKAENKWKDKYAVAFKSWRTNWYKLSAFYGFSKDIRRIMYTTNAIEGIHRQMRSVTKTKGAFTSEMGLKKLIYLRIKVITKGWKGKQPNWGLVLAQLEIKFEKRIARYD; the protein is encoded by the coding sequence GTGAGTATTTACAAAGCATCCTCAATAGAATCAGCAGAGATAGCATTATCTAAGGCAGAAAATAAATGGAAGGATAAATATGCGGTAGCCTTCAAATCCTGGAGAACAAATTGGTATAAGCTATCTGCATTTTATGGCTTCTCTAAAGATATCCGACGAATAATGTACACCACCAATGCTATTGAAGGCATTCATCGCCAAATGAGATCTGTCACAAAAACTAAAGGCGCTTTTACTTCAGAAATGGGTCTGAAAAAATTAATTTACCTTAGAATAAAAGTGATAACAAAAGGCTGGAAAGGAAAACAACCTAACTGGGGACTTGTATTAGCCCAGTTAGAAATAAAATTTGAGAAGAGAATAGCTAGATATGATTGA